A window of the Xenopus laevis strain J_2021 chromosome 9_10L, Xenopus_laevis_v10.1, whole genome shotgun sequence genome harbors these coding sequences:
- the LOC121398354 gene encoding formin-like protein 20 produces MTFPSRDTNSPASGLAHLLAAPHLPRTQGGVRRASHPPTEQGGLQEPYTLPPTQGGVHRDSHPPTGQGGLQEPRTLPPTQGGVHRGSHPPTEQGGLQEPHTLPPTQGGVRRGSHPPTEQGGLQGPHTTPPIQGGVRRASHLLQNKEVSRDLTLLLQHKEVSTRAHILLQNKKVSRCLTPPSNTRRDPRTLRCRPTPFICHSAISSWATRKPSMEYGMEGPLCAIPFSPGAHLFGFS; encoded by the coding sequence ATGACTTTCCCGTCTAGGGATACAAATTCACCAGCTTCtggcctggctcaccttctggcagcaCCACACCTCCCTCGAACACAAGGAGGTGTCCGCAGGGCCTCGCACCCTCCTACAGAACAAGGAGGTCTCCAGGAACCTTACACTCTCCCTCCAACACAAGGAGGTGTCCACAGGGACTCACACCCTCCTACAGGACAAGGAGGTCTCCAGGAACCTCGCACTCTCCCTCCAACACAAGGAGGTGTCCACAGGGGCTCACACCCTCCTACAGAACAAGGAGGTCTCCAGGAACCTCACACTCTCCCTCCAACACAAGGAGGTGTCCGCAGGGGCTCACACCCTCCTACAGaacaaggaggtctccagggaCCTCACACTACCCCTCCAATACAAGGAGGTGTCCGCAGGGCCTCACACCTCCTACAGAACAAGGAGGTCTCAAGGGACCTCACACTCCTCCTCCAACACAAGGAGGTGTCCACAAGGGCTCACATCCTCCTACAGAACAAGAAGGTCTCCAGGTGCCTCACACCTCCCTCCAACACAAGAAGGGATCCAAGGACACTGAGGTGTAGACCCACGCCTTTTATTTGCCACTCAGCTATCTCTAGCTGGGCAACTAGAAAACCCTCAATGGAGTATGGAATGGAGGGCCCACTCTGCGCTATTCCATTTTCTCCAGGGGCCCATCTATTTGGTTTTTCCTAa